The Paenibacillus macerans genome includes a window with the following:
- a CDS encoding carbohydrate ABC transporter permease: MLKSQKQKDFLFDSVIYIVLFIIMLTMLYPFYYVLIASFNKGSDTLLGGVYLWPRSVTLENYKVFLDDPKWYRAFLVTVARTISGTALGLLLTSLVAYALSHRDLLFSKTYFTIIIFAMYFSGGLIPYYVVLRSIGLLNSFAVYIVPSMLNTFFLLIAISFFREIPGEMKESAHMDGAGELVIFFRIILPVSTPVLATMALFMGVGQWNSWLDSAYFVQSENLRTLTYRMMEVINKSNSPMDAIAVANSASASAGVTSFSLQVTSMVVSIVPIICVYPFLQKYFVHGIMLGSVKG; encoded by the coding sequence GTGCTCAAAAGTCAAAAACAGAAGGATTTTCTTTTTGACAGCGTGATTTACATCGTTTTGTTTATCATCATGCTCACCATGCTGTACCCGTTCTATTATGTGCTGATCGCCTCATTTAACAAAGGTTCCGATACACTCCTGGGAGGCGTTTATTTGTGGCCCCGAAGCGTTACGCTGGAGAATTACAAAGTTTTTCTGGACGATCCGAAATGGTATCGCGCCTTCTTGGTTACGGTTGCCCGGACGATATCGGGCACGGCGTTGGGACTTCTGCTGACGAGCCTGGTCGCTTACGCTCTTTCCCACCGTGATTTGTTGTTCAGCAAGACGTATTTTACGATCATCATTTTCGCGATGTACTTCTCCGGCGGCTTGATTCCCTATTACGTAGTGCTGCGTTCGATCGGACTGCTTAATTCATTTGCCGTTTACATTGTCCCGTCCATGCTTAACACGTTTTTTCTGCTGATCGCCATCTCGTTCTTCCGGGAAATCCCCGGCGAGATGAAGGAATCGGCGCACATGGACGGCGCTGGCGAACTCGTGATTTTTTTCCGGATCATCCTGCCGGTTTCGACGCCGGTTCTCGCCACCATGGCCTTGTTCATGGGCGTCGGCCAATGGAATTCATGGCTGGATTCCGCTTATTTCGTACAATCGGAGAACCTGAGAACGCTTACTTACCGCATGATGGAAGTGATCAACAAGAGCAACTCGCCAATGGATGCCATTGCCGTTGCAAACAGCGCTTCGGCCTCGGCAGGGGTTACGAGCTTCTCGCTGCAGGTAACGTCGATGGTGGTCTCCATTGTGCCGATCATCTGCGTTTATCCGTTTCTGCAAAAATACTTTGTGCATGGAATCATGTTAGGATCTGTGAAAGGATAA
- a CDS encoding extracellular solute-binding protein, which yields MKTFQSYKLLAATLAAVLAFTLLSACGNNGNGEGAKQGGDSPEKSGGVKELSLFIDAPWYPVKEWKGPIAEKITEKTGVKLNVTVATDDKQLPLMIASGDLPDLVFTYANINRMSDSKLSYPWNELIGKYAPDFKIDQTRIAIHTMDDGNFYTVRNSFATQEEMAQNKYSIGSDGNPGIAVREDILKELGNPPIQSLDDFTKVLGMVKEKYPDMVPLMMDKEWIEQYFLQQFGTEALLDGWYERDGKVDYAIRQPKMLDFFKFMNSLYRNGYILAENFAFANDQIDDQYVTSGKAFAHVYTVTAADSDNIKIKSNGGSFTFKMLPSALSKDAKVVSTGLGFAGTFITKKNKDPEASIKFIQYLASDEGKKLTMFGVEGEHWTWNDAGYPDLKYNPTDADFMNGNGIKWWYLYNDGVTEGMLSYVPGTQKTQALLETKAITAYKPALGLIQTQPDSKEKTIKTKIDEMIKNEKVKIYLASSEEEAVAKYENMVKTAENMGLQELVDWANETYRKKKDLFE from the coding sequence TTGAAAACATTCCAAAGCTACAAGCTGCTTGCAGCGACACTGGCGGCAGTGCTTGCGTTTACGCTGCTGTCCGCCTGCGGCAACAACGGCAACGGCGAAGGCGCGAAGCAAGGCGGCGATTCGCCGGAGAAATCCGGCGGCGTGAAGGAGTTGTCGCTGTTCATCGATGCGCCATGGTATCCGGTTAAAGAATGGAAAGGACCGATCGCAGAGAAAATTACGGAGAAAACGGGAGTCAAGCTCAACGTTACCGTCGCAACGGACGATAAGCAGCTGCCGCTGATGATCGCTTCCGGAGATCTGCCGGACCTCGTCTTCACGTATGCCAACATTAATCGGATGTCGGATTCGAAGCTGTCCTATCCCTGGAATGAGTTGATCGGGAAATATGCGCCGGATTTCAAAATCGATCAGACGAGAATTGCGATCCATACAATGGACGACGGCAATTTCTACACGGTACGGAATTCCTTCGCCACACAGGAGGAAATGGCTCAAAATAAATATTCGATCGGCAGCGACGGCAATCCCGGCATAGCCGTGCGGGAAGATATCCTGAAGGAGCTCGGCAATCCGCCGATTCAATCGCTCGACGATTTCACGAAGGTGCTGGGCATGGTCAAGGAGAAGTATCCCGATATGGTGCCGCTGATGATGGACAAAGAGTGGATTGAGCAGTATTTTCTGCAGCAGTTCGGCACCGAAGCCCTCCTGGATGGCTGGTATGAACGAGATGGAAAAGTGGATTATGCCATCAGACAGCCGAAGATGTTGGACTTCTTCAAATTTATGAATAGCTTATATCGCAATGGATACATTCTGGCGGAAAATTTCGCCTTCGCAAACGACCAGATTGACGACCAGTACGTAACAAGCGGCAAAGCGTTTGCTCACGTTTATACCGTTACCGCGGCGGACTCGGATAACATCAAAATCAAGAGCAACGGAGGTTCATTTACGTTTAAAATGCTGCCCAGCGCCTTGTCGAAAGACGCGAAGGTTGTGAGCACGGGTCTCGGATTTGCCGGTACTTTCATCACCAAGAAAAACAAGGATCCGGAGGCGTCAATCAAGTTCATTCAATACCTGGCGAGCGACGAAGGCAAAAAACTGACCATGTTTGGCGTCGAGGGCGAGCATTGGACATGGAACGATGCGGGTTATCCGGATCTGAAATACAATCCGACCGATGCCGATTTCATGAACGGCAATGGAATTAAATGGTGGTATCTGTACAACGACGGAGTCACGGAAGGGATGCTGTCCTATGTTCCGGGCACGCAGAAGACACAGGCCTTGCTGGAGACAAAGGCCATTACGGCCTATAAGCCGGCGCTCGGCCTGATTCAGACCCAGCCGGATTCTAAAGAAAAGACGATCAAAACCAAGATCGACGAGATGATCAAAAATGAGAAAGTTAAAATTTACCTGGCGAGTTCCGAAGAGGAAGCCGTTGCGAAATACGAGAATATGGTGAAGACGGCCGAGAATATGGGCTTGCAAGAGCTTGTCGATTGGGCAAACGAGACTTATCGGAAGAAGAAGGATTTGTTCGAGTAA
- a CDS encoding sensor histidine kinase, producing the protein MSIVRKIILGYVILIFIPVVTFGYYYYVQIYGNLTQQFVESRQKILEQAKANMKADLTRVDSIHRLLQYNPYVTDYLGGIYESESDSIYAYNRYISPIITQSLYANPEIERFRIYTTKERALQITDRFLDISSLDPQGKEIASSLKPGQGVWVVPDPEAREPRLVFYQNIYNPDFTEIIGLLELRISGGLIRKFYNATGGEGNWKAFLLPKQGGLPAAEGAAAGIDDETWKLLGTNDTKAYFINRKTIVNQLYIEELGVRVVVTGKVDEVFHAVKRKEIILISTIVLLLAALSLAYYALASTITKRILRLARHMRNLSDDNMKQYISKHDKPNRQDEIGFLTMTYNSMIQRMDELINNVHRAELRNKEAAYKVLQAQIKPHFLYNTLETIRMLAESNNDKEVADISYWFGKLMRYSLSSKEDQTVLAREIETVVFYLNIHKMRLQNRLSYEIDIAVDAEQIACPRFMLQPLIENCIIHGASATLRPVHIKLQASETAGEIRICVSDSGIGIPEDKLPRLRSRLTGGGDVHSVQEMEGGVGLINVNERVKSFFGGASHLALDSEQGRGTCLTIIISKGAAGQR; encoded by the coding sequence GTGAGCATCGTACGCAAAATCATTTTAGGATATGTCATCTTGATTTTTATTCCGGTCGTCACGTTCGGCTATTACTATTATGTACAAATCTACGGCAACCTGACCCAACAATTCGTGGAGAGCCGGCAAAAAATATTGGAACAGGCCAAGGCAAACATGAAGGCGGATCTGACCCGAGTCGACTCCATCCATCGCTTGCTGCAATATAACCCGTATGTGACGGATTATTTAGGCGGAATTTATGAATCCGAATCGGACAGCATTTACGCCTACAACCGGTATATCAGTCCGATTATTACACAGTCGCTGTATGCCAATCCGGAAATTGAGAGGTTCAGGATATATACCACAAAGGAGCGCGCGCTTCAAATCACCGACCGGTTTCTCGATATATCGTCTCTGGATCCTCAGGGCAAGGAGATCGCCAGTTCGCTGAAGCCTGGTCAAGGAGTGTGGGTTGTGCCCGATCCGGAAGCCCGGGAACCGCGGCTCGTTTTTTATCAGAACATTTACAACCCGGATTTTACGGAGATCATCGGGCTTCTTGAGCTCCGCATCAGCGGTGGTCTGATCCGGAAATTTTACAACGCGACAGGCGGAGAAGGCAACTGGAAAGCGTTCCTGTTACCGAAGCAAGGAGGTCTGCCGGCGGCGGAAGGCGCAGCTGCCGGGATTGACGACGAAACGTGGAAGCTGCTCGGCACGAACGATACGAAAGCCTATTTCATCAACCGGAAAACGATCGTAAATCAGCTTTACATCGAGGAGCTTGGCGTCCGGGTCGTCGTCACCGGAAAGGTAGACGAAGTGTTTCACGCGGTCAAACGCAAAGAGATTATTCTGATTTCCACCATCGTCCTTCTTCTGGCGGCACTGTCGCTTGCGTATTATGCGCTCGCGTCTACCATTACGAAACGTATCCTGCGCCTGGCCAGACATATGCGCAACTTGAGCGATGACAATATGAAACAGTACATCAGCAAGCACGACAAGCCGAACCGCCAGGATGAGATCGGGTTTCTGACCATGACCTACAATTCGATGATCCAGCGTATGGATGAGCTGATCAACAACGTCCACCGGGCCGAGCTGCGAAACAAAGAAGCGGCCTATAAAGTGCTGCAAGCCCAAATCAAACCGCATTTTCTATACAACACGCTTGAGACCATCCGAATGCTGGCGGAATCCAACAACGATAAAGAGGTAGCCGACATTTCCTATTGGTTCGGGAAGCTGATGCGTTACAGCCTGTCTTCGAAGGAGGATCAGACGGTGCTTGCCAGGGAAATCGAGACGGTTGTCTTCTATCTCAATATTCACAAAATGCGGCTTCAGAACAGGCTGAGTTACGAGATTGACATCGCCGTCGACGCGGAGCAGATCGCCTGCCCCCGGTTCATGCTCCAGCCTTTGATCGAGAACTGCATCATCCATGGGGCGTCCGCGACGCTTCGACCCGTCCATATCAAGCTTCAGGCGTCGGAAACCGCCGGCGAAATCCGGATCTGCGTTTCGGACAGCGGAATAGGCATTCCGGAAGACAAACTGCCCAGGCTCCGTTCACGGCTAACGGGGGGAGGCGATGTACATTCCGTCCAGGAGATGGAGGGAGGCGTAGGTCTGATTAACGTCAACGAGCGAGTCAAATCGTTTTTCGGCGGCGCTTCGCACTTGGCGCTTGATAGTGAGCAAGGCCGGGGAACATGTCTCACCATCATCATATCGAAAGGGGCGGCGGGTCAACGATGA
- a CDS encoding response regulator transcription factor has product MRLLIVDDEPLILGGLVKVIKDAAPLGTEVREAGNAFEALEVMKGYMPDVTVTDLHMPEKNGFELMEEAKESGLCDRFIILTGYDDFEYVRRALRWGVVDYLLKPLDKNEIAGLLTHIDQELPSEADSECERHTKRILAYTEQHYMNDLSLDHLAELMNLHPNYISSLFKKVTGDTFVNYLNAFRIKEAQKLLGTHRHLSVSEIGRRVGFESKHYFAKVFKKYTGITPGAYRERDETAKDRDES; this is encoded by the coding sequence ATGAGATTATTGATTGTGGATGATGAGCCGCTTATTCTTGGGGGATTGGTCAAGGTCATCAAGGATGCGGCTCCGCTCGGTACCGAGGTGCGCGAGGCAGGCAACGCTTTTGAAGCGCTTGAAGTCATGAAAGGTTATATGCCGGATGTTACGGTGACGGATCTCCATATGCCGGAGAAAAACGGATTCGAGCTGATGGAGGAGGCCAAGGAGAGCGGATTGTGCGACCGATTTATTATCCTGACGGGCTATGACGATTTCGAATACGTGAGGAGAGCGCTGCGCTGGGGCGTGGTGGATTATTTGCTGAAACCGCTTGACAAAAATGAGATTGCCGGGCTGCTGACACATATCGATCAAGAGCTTCCTTCCGAAGCCGATTCGGAGTGTGAACGGCACACGAAACGTATTCTGGCCTATACAGAACAGCATTATATGAACGACCTTTCGCTGGATCATCTTGCCGAACTGATGAATCTTCATCCGAATTACATCAGCAGCTTGTTCAAGAAAGTGACGGGAGACACGTTTGTGAATTATTTAAACGCATTCCGGATCAAGGAAGCGCAGAAATTGCTAGGGACGCACCGGCATCTTTCCGTGAGCGAGATCGGGCGGCGGGTCGGGTTTGAGAGTAAACATTATTTCGCCAAAGTGTTCAAGAAGTATACGGGGATCACGCCAGGCGCCTACCGTGAAAGAGACGAAACGGCAAAGGACAGAGACGAATCCTAA
- a CDS encoding glycoside hydrolase family 36 protein: MEINKDYRFGDMIARYVKDGQTGQAGLVLLPESMVSHVCEKKYKADPLVQLKFIGDAYPGGFAHGHSMRNSGTMDALLFEEQRKLERDTSVTVVSAWRSQSSCRVEHHLTWYSGYRALESFTIIKNESELPVTAEMISSFSLTGFTPFAENDAPESLVFHRILSSWSAEGRLYSSNIEDLNLEPAWAPSGTRCLRFGQVGSMPVRGFFPAAYLEDTRVGVTWGVQIAHPASWQIEIGRRDDALYLSGGLADREFGHWTKTIGPGEAFQTPSAYLTAVVGDVDRAAERLTGMQDRPLLRGPALEEDLPIVFNEFCTTWGSPSAANLYAIAERLKGRGIRYLVIDCGWYKREGTHWFNSMGDWDVNPIDFPDGLEQTLEHIRKCGMIPGIWFEMEACGVESAAFHWVDHLLKRDGLPITSGDRRFWDFRDPFVVSYLKEKVISFLKNHGFGYLKVDYNDNLGIGCDGAESLGEGLRRQMQAVQDFFRLIKQEVPDIVIENCASGGHRLEPSMVGLTSMSSFSDAHECEEIPIVAANLHRVILPRQSQIWAVLRKNDSLQRLVYSLAGTMLGRMCLSGDIHDLNEEQWKIVDEAIAFYKLVSPIIKEGTTNRYGTLVHSYRHPKGWQGITRTSKDRSQMMAVVHTFGGDVAESVKLPLPAWGHYENTQMFPDNNTDVKVEDGHISCRLAKPFSALCILLRMKQSGAQ; encoded by the coding sequence ATGGAGATTAATAAGGACTATAGATTCGGCGATATGATAGCCCGTTATGTTAAAGACGGCCAAACCGGGCAAGCGGGCTTGGTCCTGCTGCCGGAATCCATGGTATCCCATGTCTGTGAGAAGAAATACAAGGCGGATCCTTTAGTGCAACTCAAATTCATCGGGGATGCTTATCCCGGCGGATTCGCGCACGGCCATTCCATGCGCAACAGCGGAACCATGGATGCGCTGTTATTTGAAGAACAGCGTAAATTGGAGCGCGATACTAGTGTAACGGTGGTGTCCGCATGGCGCAGCCAGAGTTCGTGCCGGGTCGAGCATCATTTAACCTGGTATTCGGGGTATCGAGCACTGGAGTCTTTTACAATCATCAAGAATGAAAGCGAACTGCCCGTTACGGCGGAAATGATATCATCCTTCTCATTGACAGGGTTTACCCCGTTTGCCGAGAATGATGCTCCCGAATCGTTAGTTTTCCATCGAATCCTTAGTTCATGGTCCGCGGAAGGGCGCTTATATTCCAGTAATATCGAAGATTTAAACCTTGAACCGGCCTGGGCGCCTTCGGGTACACGATGTCTGCGCTTCGGACAGGTAGGATCCATGCCGGTGCGGGGATTTTTCCCGGCGGCATATTTGGAGGACACCCGCGTTGGCGTGACTTGGGGGGTTCAAATCGCCCACCCCGCCTCCTGGCAGATCGAGATCGGCAGACGGGATGACGCCCTGTATCTGTCAGGCGGACTGGCGGACAGGGAATTTGGCCATTGGACCAAGACGATTGGCCCTGGAGAGGCATTTCAGACTCCCAGCGCCTATCTCACCGCAGTAGTGGGGGATGTTGACCGTGCGGCGGAGCGGTTAACCGGGATGCAGGACCGGCCTCTATTGCGCGGGCCGGCGCTGGAAGAAGATCTGCCGATCGTCTTTAACGAGTTTTGTACAACATGGGGGTCTCCATCGGCTGCGAATCTTTACGCGATTGCCGAACGGCTCAAAGGCAGGGGAATACGTTATCTTGTCATTGATTGCGGATGGTATAAGCGGGAAGGGACGCACTGGTTTAACAGTATGGGCGATTGGGATGTGAACCCGATTGATTTCCCCGATGGGCTGGAACAAACGCTCGAACATATTAGAAAATGCGGGATGATTCCCGGCATTTGGTTCGAAATGGAAGCTTGCGGCGTGGAATCCGCGGCGTTTCATTGGGTCGATCATCTCTTAAAACGGGACGGCTTGCCGATCACGAGCGGTGACCGGCGGTTTTGGGACTTCCGCGATCCCTTTGTCGTCAGCTATTTGAAAGAGAAAGTGATCTCCTTTTTGAAAAATCATGGATTCGGCTATTTAAAAGTTGATTATAACGATAATCTGGGCATCGGCTGCGACGGCGCGGAATCGCTCGGTGAAGGATTACGCCGGCAGATGCAAGCGGTTCAGGATTTTTTCAGGTTGATCAAACAAGAAGTACCCGATATTGTGATTGAAAATTGCGCATCCGGCGGTCACCGCTTGGAGCCTTCCATGGTTGGACTTACAAGTATGTCATCATTTTCGGACGCTCATGAATGCGAGGAAATCCCGATCGTTGCCGCGAATTTGCATAGAGTGATTTTGCCGAGGCAAAGCCAGATCTGGGCCGTTCTTAGAAAAAATGACAGTTTGCAGCGTTTGGTGTACTCGCTGGCCGGCACGATGTTAGGCCGGATGTGTTTGTCCGGCGATATCCATGATTTGAATGAAGAACAGTGGAAAATTGTGGACGAGGCCATTGCTTTCTATAAGCTGGTTTCTCCGATCATTAAGGAAGGTACAACAAATCGATACGGCACCTTGGTGCACAGCTATCGTCATCCCAAGGGATGGCAAGGAATCACGCGCACATCCAAAGACCGATCACAGATGATGGCAGTTGTACATACCTTTGGAGGTGATGTTGCGGAAAGTGTAAAGCTGCCTCTTCCTGCATGGGGGCATTACGAAAATACGCAAATGTTCCCGGACAACAATACGGATGTGAAAGTAGAAGACGGTCACATTTCCTGCCGTTTGGCAAAACCGTTTTCGGCCTTGTGCATACTTCTTCGCATGAAGCAGTCTGGCGCACAATAA
- a CDS encoding amidohydrolase family protein — MRIDAHQHFWKIDRNDYGWITPEIPVLFRDYLPSDLEPHLPKHGIGKTILVQAAPTIEETEFILELSETADFIAGVVGWLDLEDPTYKKQYERFCKHPKFIGLRVMIQEMEDPNTVLSPAYFEAFSYFAEQDVPVDLLVLANQLPQLVQLLERIPRLRGVVDHLAKPPIASGLLEPWRSHMAEIAQYPNICCKLSGMVTEAGRQGWKKENFTAYVHATLDLFGPERVMFGSDWPVCLLAATYDEVVDILRQALQDRLPAEAIEAVFGANAAKFYKLNKH; from the coding sequence ATGCGTATTGACGCTCACCAGCATTTTTGGAAGATCGACAGAAACGATTACGGCTGGATTACGCCGGAAATTCCGGTGCTTTTCCGCGATTATTTGCCTTCCGATCTTGAACCGCATTTGCCAAAGCACGGCATCGGCAAAACGATTCTGGTGCAGGCGGCGCCAACGATTGAGGAAACCGAATTTATTCTTGAATTAAGCGAAACGGCCGATTTCATCGCCGGTGTGGTCGGGTGGCTGGATCTTGAGGACCCTACTTATAAGAAACAGTATGAGCGGTTTTGCAAGCATCCGAAATTTATCGGGCTTCGCGTGATGATCCAGGAGATGGAGGACCCAAACACCGTTTTATCGCCCGCTTATTTTGAAGCGTTTTCATATTTTGCGGAACAGGACGTGCCGGTTGATTTGCTTGTCCTGGCGAATCAACTGCCGCAGCTTGTCCAATTGCTGGAGCGAATCCCCAGGCTTCGGGGCGTCGTCGACCATTTGGCAAAGCCGCCGATCGCTTCGGGGTTGTTGGAGCCGTGGAGAAGCCATATGGCGGAAATCGCCCAATATCCGAACATCTGCTGCAAGCTTTCGGGGATGGTGACGGAAGCCGGCCGTCAGGGTTGGAAAAAGGAAAATTTCACGGCATACGTCCATGCAACGCTTGATTTGTTTGGCCCCGAGAGGGTGATGTTCGGCAGCGATTGGCCCGTGTGTCTTCTGGCGGCAACTTATGATGAAGTCGTAGACATATTGCGGCAAGCGTTGCAAGACCGGCTGCCCGCGGAAGCGATCGAAGCTGTTTTCGGCGCCAACGCCGCGAAATTTTACAAGTTGAATAAACATTGA
- a CDS encoding aldo/keto reductase, with protein sequence MKYRKLGNTGLNVSALSFGASSLGGVFRDVQRDEGIRTVHTAIDMGINLIDVSPYYGLTKAETVLGEALRAIPRDRYVLSTKAGRYGQDEFDFSRERVIHSAEESMRRLGTDYLDILLLHDIEFGSLEQVVEEGVPALEQLKKSGKIRFFGVSGLPLNIFEAVLSRTALDVILSYCHYSLNDTTLLGLLPLLERLGTGLINASPLSMGLLSNRDVPDWHPAGEDIRAACRRAAEHCRSKGADIAKLAVQFSTADERIPTTLVSTATPENIRNNILWTEEPMDEALLREVLEILKPVDGATWPSGRPEWGGEPVRRSGGR encoded by the coding sequence ATGAAATACAGAAAGTTGGGGAACACCGGGCTGAACGTGTCGGCGTTAAGCTTTGGGGCGTCTTCGCTGGGAGGCGTGTTCCGGGACGTTCAGCGGGATGAGGGGATACGTACGGTCCATACCGCCATCGACATGGGCATCAATCTGATTGACGTTTCGCCTTATTACGGCCTGACGAAGGCGGAAACCGTGCTGGGCGAAGCGCTGCGGGCGATTCCGCGGGACCGGTATGTTTTGTCCACGAAAGCGGGGCGTTACGGGCAGGATGAATTTGATTTCTCGCGGGAGCGGGTGATTCACAGCGCGGAAGAAAGCATGCGGCGCCTAGGGACGGATTATCTCGATATTTTACTGCTGCACGACATCGAGTTTGGTTCGCTGGAGCAGGTGGTGGAGGAAGGAGTCCCCGCGCTTGAACAGTTGAAAAAATCCGGGAAAATCCGTTTTTTCGGCGTATCCGGCTTGCCCTTGAATATCTTCGAAGCGGTTTTGTCCCGTACCGCTCTGGATGTCATCTTATCGTACTGCCATTATTCTCTGAACGATACTACGCTGCTTGGTCTCCTCCCGCTCTTGGAACGGCTGGGAACCGGCCTGATCAACGCATCGCCGCTGTCCATGGGTTTGCTGAGCAACCGGGACGTGCCGGATTGGCATCCTGCGGGCGAGGACATCAGGGCCGCTTGCCGGCGGGCCGCCGAACATTGCCGGAGTAAAGGAGCGGACATCGCGAAGCTGGCGGTCCAGTTCTCCACGGCGGATGAACGCATTCCGACGACGCTGGTCAGCACGGCAACCCCGGAAAATATCCGCAACAACATTTTGTGGACGGAAGAACCGATGGACGAAGCATTGCTGCGGGAAGTATTGGAGATCCTGAAGCCGGTCGATGGCGCAACGTGGCCGAGCGGACGGCCGGAATGGGGCGGAGAGCCGGTCCGGCGGAGCGGAGGGCGATGA
- a CDS encoding zinc-binding alcohol dehydrogenase family protein, whose amino-acid sequence MKGIICEEVGRFVFREDLPEPQMHEGEAIVRIRRIGICGTDLHAYRGNQPYFTYPRVLGHELAGTIEQIGDNREGLRAGDQVSVVPYMHCGHCRACLSGKTNCCQHMKVLGVHTDGGMRERISVPISSLIKTEGLTLDQAAMLEPLAIGAHAVRRSGLGAGDQALIIGAGPIGLGVMAMAGYAGAKVIAMDVNDERLEFCKVWAKAEHTVNALREPQERLAALTDGSFPAFVIDATGNVPSMENAFELVGHGGSLTFVGLVKSTITFSDPDFHAREMTLQGSRNATREDFEQVLAAVSAGCMDIGRYITHRCGFEDMIGQFDSWLKPESKVIKALVELD is encoded by the coding sequence ATGAAGGGCATCATCTGCGAGGAAGTTGGGCGGTTCGTGTTTCGGGAGGATCTGCCGGAGCCGCAAATGCATGAGGGCGAGGCGATCGTAAGGATTCGGAGGATTGGCATTTGCGGAACCGACCTGCACGCGTACCGGGGCAATCAGCCTTATTTTACCTACCCGCGTGTGCTCGGCCACGAACTGGCCGGGACGATCGAGCAAATCGGCGACAACCGGGAAGGGCTGCGGGCCGGCGACCAGGTCAGCGTTGTCCCGTACATGCATTGCGGCCATTGCCGGGCCTGCCTGAGCGGGAAAACGAATTGCTGTCAACATATGAAGGTGCTGGGCGTCCATACGGACGGCGGAATGCGGGAGCGAATCTCCGTGCCAATATCGAGTCTTATCAAGACGGAAGGACTGACGTTGGATCAGGCGGCGATGCTGGAGCCGCTGGCGATCGGCGCGCACGCCGTCCGCCGCTCGGGGCTGGGCGCCGGGGATCAGGCGCTCATCATCGGCGCCGGACCGATCGGGCTTGGCGTGATGGCGATGGCCGGATATGCCGGAGCAAAGGTGATCGCGATGGATGTGAACGACGAGCGTCTGGAATTTTGCAAGGTTTGGGCCAAGGCCGAGCATACGGTGAACGCGCTCCGGGAGCCGCAGGAGCGGCTGGCCGCGCTAACGGACGGCAGCTTCCCGGCATTCGTCATCGATGCTACCGGCAACGTCCCGTCGATGGAAAACGCTTTCGAACTTGTCGGCCATGGCGGCTCTTTGACCTTCGTCGGATTGGTGAAAAGCACGATCACCTTTAGTGATCCTGATTTTCATGCCCGCGAAATGACGCTTCAGGGCAGCAGAAATGCTACGCGGGAGGATTTTGAGCAGGTGCTTGCGGCCGTATCGGCGGGATGCATGGATATCGGCCGTTACATTACCCACCGCTGCGGATTCGAAGACATGATCGGGCAGTTCGACAGCTGGCTCAAGCCTGAATCGAAAGTGATCAAGGCTTTGGTGGAACTGGACTGA